A region of the Brachybacterium sacelli genome:
CTCGGGCAGCAGGCGGTCGACGTCAACGGCAGGTTCCTGGCGATCCTGCTGGTCGCTGAGGTCGCCATCATCCTCGTCCTCAGCGTCTCCAACCTGCTGCATCCTGCCGACGGCCTGATCAGCGTCGAGGCGCTGTCTCCCGCGGGGCTGGTCGGTCCCGGCTCCGGGGCGATCCTCGGACTCGCCGTGCTCGGCTTCATCGGCTTCGAGGCGGCGACCGTCTACGCGGAGGAGAGCCGTGACCCGCTCCGGACCGTCCCCCGCGCCACGTACCTCTCCGTCGCGGCCCTCGCGCTCCTGTACACCCTGGCGTCCTGGGCGATGACCGTCGCCACGGGAACGGACGACATCGTGGCGGTCTCCCGCGAGCAGGGTGTCGAGGTGCTGTTCTCACTGGCGGGTGCCCAGTTGGGGGCCACTGTCGCGAACCTCGCCCAGATCCTGCTGATCACCAGCATCGTCGCGGCCGCAGTCTCCTTCCACAACACGGTGGCCCGCTACATGTTCTCGCTCGGCCGCGACGGTGCCCTGCCCTCCGTGCTGGGGCGCACCTCCTCGCGGTCCTCGGCACCGCGTGCGGCGTCCGCGGTGCAGAGCACGATCGGGCTTCTCGTCATCGTCCTCTTCGCCGTCACCGGCCTGGACCCGCAGGTCCGGCTCTTCTTCTACGGCGGAACCTCGGGCGGGCTGGGTGTTCTGATCCTCCTGGTGATCACCGCGCTGGCGATCGTGCGGTTCTTCGCCCGCGGCACGTTCACGGAGGGGATCTGGTCCACCCGTGTCGCCCCGGTCGCCGCCGTCGTGGTCCTGGTCCTCGTGCTCAGCGCGGCGCTGGTCAACTTCGACGGTCTGCTCGGCACCCCGCCGGGCTCGGTGCTGCCGTGGCTGATCCCCACGATCTACGGGGTGGTCGGCCTGGCGGGTATCGGCTGGGGCCTGGTCCTGGCCAGGAAGCGGCCACAGGTGTACGCCGCCGTGGGGGCCGGACCCGAGGCCGCACCTCGCGCGGACCGGGACGGAGCACGTGCTGCCGGGCCCCGGGTGCAACGATGAACGACGTGGGGATCGCCCGGGTGAAGAACGGCGAGGTGGAGGCCGAGGACGTCGCGCGCCTCATAGCGACCGCGTTCAATGCGCTGGACGTGGCGGTGTGGCTCGTCCCCGATCCTGGTGAGCGGCTCGAGGCGATGAGCTCCCAGTTCGCGATCCTGGTCGCCCACGCGCTCGAGCACGGCCGACTCGACATGACCACGGACGGGCACGGCGTGGCGGTCTGGTTCGATCTCACCGTGCCGCTGCCCGAGCCGCCCCGATACGCGCAGCGCCTGCGCCGGGCCTGCGGTGCCCACATCGCGCACTTCGAGATGCTCGACGAGGCATTCGCACGGCACCATCCGGAGGCCCCGCATCATCATCTGGCCTTCCTCGCCGTCCGTGCCGGTCACCAGGGGCGCGGCCGCGGCACGGCACTGCTCGAGCATCACCATCGCGTGCTCGACGAGGAGGGCGTCCCGGGCTATCTCGAGGCCTCCAGTCACGCGAATCGGGAGCTGTACGCACGGCTCGGCTATACCGAGCTCGGCTCCCCGTTGACGTTGCCGGAGGGACCGCACATGTGGCCGATGTGGCGTCCGCCGGCGGGATGAGGGGCGAGCTCCCCACAGCGCTCTCCCGCCGATGCGGTGGTGGGAGGCTCCGGCGGGTACTCCGTGTCCGGGCCGTACGGCTCCCGTGCTCTGGCAGGATTGCCGCATGACGACGCCCTACCTCCCTGCGCCCCGGACACTGCTGTTCATCGGGGACTCGATCACCGACTGCTCTCGCACCGAGGACCCCGACTCCCTGGGCTACGGCTATGTGCGCCTGCTGGCAGAGCACTTCGCCGCCCACGAGCCCACCGCTCGCGTGGTCAATCGCGGGATCGGCGGGAACAAGGTCGACGATCTCGTCGCGCGCTTCAGCCCGGACTGTCTCGACCACGATCCCCAGGTGGTCACGATCTTCGTCGGGGTCAACGATGCCTGGCACCGCTACGTCCTGGGTGAGGACCAGCAGGTCACGCCGGAGGCCTTCGAGAAGGGCTACCGCTTCCTGCTGGACCAGCTCTCCGCCACGCGGCCGTCGGCCCCGGTGCTGCTGGTCCTCCCGTTCGCCGTCGATGTCAGCGAGGACATCGCCCGCATCCACGAGGACCTCGATGAGAAGGTCCGCATCATCCGCGACCTCGCCCGGGAGTTCCAGCACCCGGTGGTCGACCTCGAGAAGGTCGTGGAGAGCGCCTGGACGGTGGGGCACACCCCGGAGTCCCTCGCAGCGGACGGGGTGCATCCGACCATCGCCGGGCACCGCCTGATCGCCGATGCCTGGCTGGCGGCCTTCGCCGGAGTGGATCCTGCCCGCAGCTGACCCGACGCGCGGGAGGCGATCGGCCACCCTTCGTCGAGGAGACCGGCGAGGTCGCGGTTCGTTCAGCGCAGCGGCGGCGTCACGTCCAGGGACAGGAACCCGCGACGGAAGGTGCGTGCATCGACCACCAGCAGCCGCCCCGGCCGGGTGGGATTGCGCAGGTGCACGTGCCCGCCGGCCGGATCGGCGCCCACCACGGCGAACACGTGCGAGGGCGGCAGCGGACCGTGCGCGGTGGCGACCAGAGAACTGAAGGGATGGGTCGAGGCGGTGAGCGCGCGACCCTCCCGGCGCCACTGGGCTATCCGCGCCGCCGACGGCAGTCGCAGCAGCGTGCGCACGCGCAGACCCAGCAGCAGCTCGAGCCCGAAGCGGGCGAAGCCGCGCTGCAGTGCGCCGTAGCCGCCGGCGACGTGCGCGGCGATCGCCTTCTCGAGCACGCCGACCCACCCGGGACCCGCCCCGTCACGGCGGGCGCCGACGAAGGCGCCGGACTCCGCGACCGGGAGGTGCCGATCCACCCTGATCGGTGAGCTCACGGCCGGCAGGTGCACGGTGACCGTGCCGTCATCCTGCGCGGACAGCAGGTTCGTCAGCCGCTCCGGGGCGGTCTCATGGATCGCGAGCATCGGGGCGATCACCCAGCAGTCCCCGAGACGACCCTGTCGAGGTCGCAGGAGCTGCGGCCCGGTCAGCGGCCCGGTGTCGAGCCGCCACCCGGTGGCGCCCGGCCCGGGGGAGACGAGCTCGCGGATCGGCGGCGCGGAGGAGGAAGCGGCGGTGGGCCCGGCGGAATCGCCATGCGGCCCGGGACCCTCGGGCGGTGCCCCGGCCATCGCCTCGCGCGCCCGTCCCGGTGGGGCGAGCGCGCGGAGCCGGCGACGCCAGGTCCGCACCCGGGGCCGCCGCGCGGTGGTCATCGGCGCAGCAACGGGCGGGGCAGGCGGCGGTCGATCAGTGGGCCTCGGCAGGGACGATCTTCTGCCCGGTGCGCTCCATGACCTCGTGGAACCAGGGCTGGGTGATGTCGAAGGCCTTGTGGCCGGCGATGCGCTCGAACTCGATGGCCCGCAGCACGCCGGCGTTGCCCTCGTCGTGGCCGATGACGCCCGCGCCGCCCTCGAGAGCGACCTGCACGGCGAGGTCGGTCATCGACTTGATCAGGCGCAGGTCCTGTGCATTGGCCTTCGCGGAGCGCGAGAAGTAGCCGGACTTCTGGACCATGGACTTCTCGGCACCGAGCTTGGCGGAGAACTGGTCGGCGAACCACTGGCCGGGATTGATCTTGTCGATCTTCACGTGACCGAAGGGGTCCTTCTCCGGCTCCTCGCCGCGGGCCTGCATCTCGGCGATGATCTCCGGGATGCCGGCGCCCTCGGACAGGAAGATGTTCACGCAGCCCACCTCATCCATGACCGCCTTGAGGCGCTCGACCTCGCCGTCGATGTCCAGGGCCAGCTCCGGCAGGAACACGGCGTGGACGTCCCAGCGCTCGGGGGTGTGGCCGATCCCGGGCAGCCACTGCTGCCGGGCGTGCCACTGCTGGTAGTACTCGGCGGCCTGCGCGGTGAGGTACCCGCAGGCGCGACCCATGATCTCGTGGATGATCAGCATGCGCGGGTTCGAGCCGTGCTCGGCGATGATGTTCTGGGCGAAGACGCTGGTCTGCTCGGCGGCGCTCTGGGCGCCGAGGGACTGGCGGATCGGCACGATGTCATTGTCGATCGTCTTGGGCAGACCGACGACCTGCAGGTCGTAATCGTTCTCGTGGAGGTACTTCGCCAGATCGGCCGCGGTGGTGTTGGTGTCGTCGCCGCCGATGGTGTGCAGGACGTCGACACCGTCCGCGACCAGCTTGTTCGCCGCGACCTCGAGCGCGTCCTCACCCTCGGCGATCAGTCCGCGGCCGACGAGATCCTTGGTGTTGGTGAGCTTCACCCGGGAATTGCCGATGGGGGAGCCGCCGTACTCGTGCAGCACCCCGGCGTGGGCGCGGACCTCGTCGTCGACCACGATCTTCTCACCGGAGAGCAGACCCCAGTAGCCGTGCTTGTACGCGATGATCTCGACGTCCGGGACCAGCTCCGTGTAGCGCTCGATCAGCCCGCCGACGGCGGAGGAGAGGCACGGGGCGTAGCCCCCGGCGGTGAGCAGTGCGACGCGCTTGACGGTCATGAGGCGAATCCTCCGAGGGTCCGGGTACGGGCGCGCGGGACGGACTGGTCCAGCCGCGCGGGGTCACCTCATGGTATCCGCCCGCCGCTGGGTGGGTGACGGCGGCGCTCAGGTGGCCGACAGGCCGCTCAGGCCTCCCGCGGGGTGAGAGCCTCGAGGATCTCCTCGTGCAGCAGACCGTTGGTGGCCACGGCGCTGCCGCCGAAGGGCCCCTCCTCGCCGCTCAGCGAGGTGAAGCGGCCGCCGGCCTCGGTGACGATGGGCACCAGCGCGGCCATGTCGTGCAGCGCCAGCTCGGGCTCGCAGGCCGCGTCCACGGCGCCCTCGGCCACCAGCATGTAGGACCAGAAGTCGCCGTAGGCCCGGGTGCGCCAGAAACGCTGCATGAGGTTCAGCATCTGGGGGAGCCGGTCGTGGTCCGCCCAGCCGTGCAGCGAGGAATAGGACAGCGAGGCCTCCTCGAGGGTGTCGATGTGGGAGACCGCGAGACGGGAGGCGTTGTTGATGCGCGAGCCGGTCCAGGAGCCGACGCCGTGGCCGCCCCACCACCGCCGCGACAGGGAGGGGGCGGAGACCAGGCCGACGACGGGACGGCCATCCTCGACGAGGCCGATGAGCGTGCCCCACACCGGCACGCCGCGCACGAAGTTGCTGGTGCCGTCGATCGGGTCGATCACCCATTGGCGCGGGGAGGCGCCCGTGGTCCCGAACTCCTCGCCGATCACCTGGTCGCGCGAGCGGGAGCGGGCCAGCTGCGAGCGCACGATCTTCTCGGCGGCGGTGTCGGCGTCGGTGACCTCGGTCAGGTCGGGCTTCGTGGAGACCTCGAGGTCCTGCGCCTTGAAGCGGGACATGGTCAGCTGGTCCACGGCGTCGGCGAGCACGTGGGCGAGGCGCAGATCATCGGCATAGCGGCTGGACATGCGCCCCACCCTAGAGCGGCCGGAGCCCGCGGGCGGGCAGCGACGCGGGCACGGGCCGATCCCGTGCGCTCACAGGTCCCAGGGGTCGTTCCGGCGCAGCGTGACGGCGAGTCGGCGGTAGGACGCCAGTCGGGCCGGTCCCGCGCTGCCGGCCTCCCCGGCCTCCACCAGCGCGTCCAGCGCGCAGTCGGGGGCGTCCTCGAGATGGGTGCATCCGCGGGGGCAGGACTCGGCGAGG
Encoded here:
- a CDS encoding C2 family cysteine protease, yielding MTTARRPRVRTWRRRLRALAPPGRAREAMAGAPPEGPGPHGDSAGPTAASSSAPPIRELVSPGPGATGWRLDTGPLTGPQLLRPRQGRLGDCWVIAPMLAIHETAPERLTNLLSAQDDGTVTVHLPAVSSPIRVDRHLPVAESGAFVGARRDGAGPGWVGVLEKAIAAHVAGGYGALQRGFARFGLELLLGLRVRTLLRLPSAARIAQWRREGRALTASTHPFSSLVATAHGPLPPSHVFAVVGADPAGGHVHLRNPTRPGRLLVVDARTFRRGFLSLDVTPPLR
- a CDS encoding pyrophosphate--fructose-6-phosphate 1-phosphotransferase; the encoded protein is MTVKRVALLTAGGYAPCLSSAVGGLIERYTELVPDVEIIAYKHGYWGLLSGEKIVVDDEVRAHAGVLHEYGGSPIGNSRVKLTNTKDLVGRGLIAEGEDALEVAANKLVADGVDVLHTIGGDDTNTTAADLAKYLHENDYDLQVVGLPKTIDNDIVPIRQSLGAQSAAEQTSVFAQNIIAEHGSNPRMLIIHEIMGRACGYLTAQAAEYYQQWHARQQWLPGIGHTPERWDVHAVFLPELALDIDGEVERLKAVMDEVGCVNIFLSEGAGIPEIIAEMQARGEEPEKDPFGHVKIDKINPGQWFADQFSAKLGAEKSMVQKSGYFSRSAKANAQDLRLIKSMTDLAVQVALEGGAGVIGHDEGNAGVLRAIEFERIAGHKAFDITQPWFHEVMERTGQKIVPAEAH
- a CDS encoding GNAT family N-acetyltransferase translates to MNDVGIARVKNGEVEAEDVARLIATAFNALDVAVWLVPDPGERLEAMSSQFAILVAHALEHGRLDMTTDGHGVAVWFDLTVPLPEPPRYAQRLRRACGAHIAHFEMLDEAFARHHPEAPHHHLAFLAVRAGHQGRGRGTALLEHHHRVLDEEGVPGYLEASSHANRELYARLGYTELGSPLTLPEGPHMWPMWRPPAG
- a CDS encoding APC family permease — protein: MPTGDTPSPSPSTTSLAGNRLGVASVVFFIVTAATPMTVVAGVVTTGFAMTGLIGIPVGFLVIGAVLMLFSIGYVRMARYVTNAGAFYAYIARGIGRPVGVGGAWIALLGYNALQVGLYGLLGSSAAPLLERWTGVLVPWWGIALLVWALVALLGQQAVDVNGRFLAILLVAEVAIILVLSVSNLLHPADGLISVEALSPAGLVGPGSGAILGLAVLGFIGFEAATVYAEESRDPLRTVPRATYLSVAALALLYTLASWAMTVATGTDDIVAVSREQGVEVLFSLAGAQLGATVANLAQILLITSIVAAAVSFHNTVARYMFSLGRDGALPSVLGRTSSRSSAPRAASAVQSTIGLLVIVLFAVTGLDPQVRLFFYGGTSGGLGVLILLVITALAIVRFFARGTFTEGIWSTRVAPVAAVVVLVLVLSAALVNFDGLLGTPPGSVLPWLIPTIYGVVGLAGIGWGLVLARKRPQVYAAVGAGPEAAPRADRDGARAAGPRVQR
- a CDS encoding SGNH/GDSL hydrolase family protein translates to MTTPYLPAPRTLLFIGDSITDCSRTEDPDSLGYGYVRLLAEHFAAHEPTARVVNRGIGGNKVDDLVARFSPDCLDHDPQVVTIFVGVNDAWHRYVLGEDQQVTPEAFEKGYRFLLDQLSATRPSAPVLLVLPFAVDVSEDIARIHEDLDEKVRIIRDLAREFQHPVVDLEKVVESAWTVGHTPESLAADGVHPTIAGHRLIADAWLAAFAGVDPARS
- a CDS encoding inositol monophosphatase family protein, translating into MSSRYADDLRLAHVLADAVDQLTMSRFKAQDLEVSTKPDLTEVTDADTAAEKIVRSQLARSRSRDQVIGEEFGTTGASPRQWVIDPIDGTSNFVRGVPVWGTLIGLVEDGRPVVGLVSAPSLSRRWWGGHGVGSWTGSRINNASRLAVSHIDTLEEASLSYSSLHGWADHDRLPQMLNLMQRFWRTRAYGDFWSYMLVAEGAVDAACEPELALHDMAALVPIVTEAGGRFTSLSGEEGPFGGSAVATNGLLHEEILEALTPREA